In the genome of Lactuca sativa cultivar Salinas chromosome 3, Lsat_Salinas_v11, whole genome shotgun sequence, the window AATTTTACTAagtaaaaatttaataaataatcaattcaaGAAGATCCTCAAGGCCCAAGGCCCTATATTTGACTATTAATATACTAGTCGAAATTCTCGTGCGTTGCACTTgaatataaatatttaattaaagtaataacatttaacaaattatcatttaatatttatacatataaaatCAATATCAATAGCAAAACAAACTctatagttaacatattagttttattaattttaattaatttatatcaTTAGTTATTTCCATTATTAATTCATGATTTTATAGACCGTTTTATGTTgtataaattatatatcaaacatatattgatttctatgtataaaaaaacaaagtagtatgaaaaaataaatactacaacttttgatgatatataaaatgttttaagttgtgaaaattatatataaaacgtATACCGATTTGTatctaaaacaaataacaaatagtatGAAAAACACTatagttttaataaaataaaaaacagtacaatattataacatttacatcaaacaaaacTTATTAATCATCCGCacagtttattttttatttagttAGCTTTTTATACGGtgatattttaaattttttgacggtttaaaataataatttcttTGAAATAACCAATAATAATATtacataaaactaaaaaaatacattACAAACCTATTTACTTTGTCTATTAAACTAATATACTATAGGTTTTATCGTGAACAAAAATGATAAATGAATCACATAACAAAAAACATGTTGCTCAAACTTTGGGTTTTTATCATAAAAtgtatattatttttaaattaattaattaaaatgaaatttaatGTAGTTATTTTAGGTATTTGAGTTATGGACGGATGGTAGAGAGGCTTGCACATGAGTACCGGTATCCAATATTTCGTCCGTATAAAATGGAACGCCGGCAGCCTTACCAAATAGCAATCCATCAAACAAAGTCTGTTAATTTTCATCGTAATTAGGGCTTCTGCCACCACAAATCTCTCTCTCCATGGAGATTTCGCCATGAAGCCTTTGACTTTCCTTTCTTTCTCTTGCCTTTATTTCCTTTCGTCTTCTACTCGTATATACCACCTGTATAATCTTCAATGAGGTCAGAtccattttttcatttttcttcgcAAAAACTAGATTCTTCGTCATCCTCAGGATAATAATCATACCCCCTAATCTAATCTAATCCCAATTTCGATTCGTTTTCAGATTCTCGTCTAATCCGCCTCTTTTTCGTTTTTGTTTCTCCCCCCCTAAAAAAACTCAGCTATTTCCATTCAACTATTGGTTTATTTTTGTTAACAAGTTGGCTGGTAATAATATCGGATTATAGTTTTGGGGAGTTTTTCTTTGTTTCCAGTATTTCTAGGAACTATGGCTGATGATTTTTTATGCGATCCTAAAGTTTATAGTGCAAATTATTTGCTTTCTTCATTGAAGATCGGTGATTGGTACCGAATGGATGATTATACAGATAACAGTTTCGATTTCGATGGTTttgatgattatttgaatttgaattggGAATGGAAGAAGGAGGATGTTCTCGATATGCTGCCTTCTGATCCTTTTGAGATGAATATTAGCGGTGGGTGTACGATGATTAGGGGGTGGATTCAAGAGGTTGATGACGATATCGGATATatcaaaatctcaaaaaaatcaaTTGCTGATGAGATCAATTTAGATGATACAAGTACAACAAATGGGTTGTTTTTCTTTGATGGAAGTAAGGAATCTAAAGTCTTGCATTCATTCAACAAGAACACAAATCGTTGTCATAGTGATGGGAAAGATGATATCCATGTTGGTGTTCCTCATGATGCTTTATTTTTCGCTCTTGGTCATTTAGGAATGAGGGATTTGATGTCTGTTGAAAGGGTTTGTAAATCTTTACGTGATGGTGTTCGTAATGATCCTTTGTTATGGAGAAATATACATATTGATCAACAACCAGGCGAATCATTTGCTGATGAATCTCTTTTAAGAATTACAAATCGAGCAAGTGGTAGTCTTCAATCATTGAGTCTTGTAAAGTGTTTGAAAATCACAGATAATGGTCTCAAGAATGTCATCCAACAAAATCCAGGGctaacaaaggtatgtatttgtATCAAACCATATATGCATTTAGGGTGTGTTCTTAACTTCTTGTGTGTGGTAGTGATTAGATGCATTTAGGGTGTGTTCTTAACTTCTTGTGTGTGGTAGTGATTAGAAAGCAATTTCCTTTTTTGGATTGTTTAGGTTCAAGTAATCAATTTCATGTTAGTTATAACTATACTTCTTATCGAGGTGTAAAATAAAAGTACTTGTATACCTTTATTTTACCTTTTTCCTATTTGATCAAAACTTGTCAACACTCAAAACCATCAAGAAACTCTTTCAAACACTATCTCTTGTAATACGttttattacaaatttacaattttAAGGAAGTAAATTTGTAATATTCTTGTGCTACGTGAAGTTGTAATAATCACTTTTGATGATGTTGAGTTTTTCGAGTTTCTTGACTTATATAAGGAAGTAAATTTATAACATaaaggtgtataaggtcataTTTCTTTTTGGCTTAATACatacaaaagggtaaaatggtcatttactcagaTTCAGACAGTTCATTTGGTCAACAAAAAAAGAAAGTCTTTTAGACTTTAATAATACTTAAACCTAGTGTTAGTTGGCCCTTATCACTTTCAAAAAGCACATACAgaaaggtaaaatggtcatttttaacTAACATTTTAAAAATGGTGAATGCAGTTAAGTTTACTGGGATGTAACGGGCTAACTATGGAAGGGCTTTTAAGTAATTTAAAGTCTTTGAAGACAACCAATGGAGGTGGAATAAAGCGTTTAAGAATCGGTGGACTTCACTCCATAACAATGGAGCAATTTGAAGACCTAAAAAAAGTATTATCaatagataataataataataataataataataataataacaaaaaccACCTCACTTGCCCTAAACCCCGATTCTACAATGGCGGGCAGTTGCATCTTTCACTAGAAGATGACCGCCCGATTGACATCGAGGCCTGCCCGAAATGTCATCAATTGAGACAGGTGTACGATTGTCCAGCTGACACGTGTCAAGGGAAACGTTATTGTTGTAGGGCATGTACTTTTTGCATTCCTAGATGCATCAATTGTGGATGTTGTTTGAATGAACGCAATTACATGGAGACGTTTTGTTTGGATTTCATTTGTTTCCATTGTTTAAAACAGATTTTGAGTTTCACAAATGGTGGTGAAGATGAAAATATGGGTGTTGATTCGGGGCAATCTAGTCATTATCAACAACCAAGTTATAGGTTTTGCCTTTATGGCTAGATGAACGGGTTTCTGATTGTTTTTTTGTTCGTGGGTATGTGTTTAAAAGTGAAAACTAGACATCGTTTGAAGAAAATGAGGAAAGAGTTTGTAGAAAGTGTACCTATTTTAGTAGATTCTTGAAAGGGGGTAGATAAGAAACTAGGTGTTTCTTGAAAAAATTGGCAGATTTTCAAGATTGTGTATGGATTTGGTGTTTCTTGAAAAATAAGCAAATTTTCAAGATTCTCTTTTGGTGTTTCTTGCAGAAATATGTAGATTTTCAAGGTTCTCTTTTGGTGTTTCTTGAAGGAATAGGCAGATTTTCAAGATTCTCTTTTGGTGTTTCTTGAAGGAATAGACAGCTTTTCAAGATTATCTTTTTGTGTTTCTTGAAGAAATAGGCATATTTTCAAGATTCTCTCATGATGTTTCTTGAAGAAATAGGCAGATTTTCAAGATTCTCTTATGGTGTTTCTTGAAGGGAATATGAAGATTTTCAAGATTCTCTTTTGGTGTTTCTTGAAGGAATACACAGATTTTCAAGATTCTCTTATTGTGTTTCTTGAAGGAAAATGGCAGATTCTAAAGATTGTCTATGGATATGGTGTTTCTTAAAGAAATTGGTGTGTTTACTACAACTACAAGATTGTGTATTGGTGATTCTTGAAGAAAAAAGATTTGTAAGTTATTTGCTTGTTTTctgaatttttaattttattttgttggGATTGTTTCTGTTTATTTAATATTGTGAAAGATAGGATCCACAACATGAAAAGATAACCGACCCTTGACCATGTAATGGTCTATAGATGTGTAAGATTTGATGCATGTAATGGTTATAaacatatgtaatgtaatgcacGCATTTTCCAATTTAATAAATGCCCATAAAACTGTATTTTGTTAGTTCCATTTTTATATGTAATTTGATGATACTTGTTATGAAAATTGTTACATTAAGCTATGTCAACCTCATTTgaataagagaaattaaatatcctcctacctttAGTTCCTACATATCATGCTACCTAATTAAATGGTAACCTGTGTAacatttaatgtttatttaataaaatttaatgatattttaggatactaatatGATAAAAGTCACCATTTAATTGTTTTTAGTAGGTTGCTAtattggtttggtttggtttgcTATAAATATGTAGTTTGTGTAGTGATGATCTATAATGATTTTCTTAAAAGCGACACTTATTTATTTACAAACTAGGTGTGAaactcgtgtattacacgggttgatttaaaaaaattaaacatgaaagtgtaaacaaaaaatattttttagtgtacaactttaaaataaaaaagaaacatatttattacaatttaatatcatatatatgatatttaatacttaacatatataagtatatgactttaattttaaagattgaaacaaaccaaaaattgacaagtggataatatttattttaaaaataccataaaatgacaagtgtcaaaactcatgagagattgacatgtggtaaaaaaaaccttcatttattaaagagGATAAAAGAGGTATtttaattttcttaaaataaaaatgTGAACTTTTAAATACAAACTATTTTTGGAAGGTCGAGATGCTAGATTTTCTACGTGCTTAGAATAACGTATACAATATGTATAAACACATTAACAACTCTAAAAGCGTACACAAAAAAATGTTGTCATATATATCTTATACCAATTCCTATAGGTTATAGCGGAATCTTTATGCTAAAAATCTCGATGTAAGTGGTTATTTATTTGGCAACTATCAAGGAGCAGGAATTACCACTTTAACTCTACAGTCTCTACTTAGGGGATTACATCACAAACTTGGTTTGTGGCTGATTGCTCATTATCATATAGCTGTTGTATTTCATTTTCTTATTCTTGAGCGTATCTATATGTATAGAAGTAATTTAGGGATCATACACGTTATAAAATGATATGCACTTATCCTATGAAACAGTGATTAGGATGTGGAGATAAGTGTATTTATGACatgattaataataataataataataataataataataataataataataataataattttcaaaataataaaaataggtATATAAAGAGATGCCGAGGAGATAAAATGGAGGTGCGATCCGGGTTGGAGGATTTATGGGacctaatgttttaaaaataataaaaataaagtatataaaataattaaatatataaaatatgtagtaaggaaaaaaaaaagttttttaggTCTGTTTGACACAAATCATAACAAACAATATCAAATGGAAGGATTGTCCGagtttaaaagaaaaaataattgaCCAAACTTACAGAATACCTTAAACCATAAGGAACATTCGTGAATTTTGTTATAGTTTTTTTTCCAATATTTCTAAAACTTTTTTTTGACATTTGACGAATTAGTGTTATTGAATTATAATACTTTTGAGTTTTGAGTATAGTTTATGCCAATGGCATAAGTAAATGCATTTGGTCAAAAGTCTTCCACACAGAGACTTTGAAGTCAactaagtaaaccccaaaataacaCTCACACACGAAAAAAAGGGCCATGATTGATGCACTGAGCCTCTTTCTTAGGGAATTTTTCATGCAACTTCTCCCGGAGGGGTTATGTCCGGCAATCCCAAGAAGTAGGAATTACCATTGCAACCTTTTTGGGTTGCATCTACAAACTTGGTTCTGACTGATATAACTCTTCATTGTATTTCCTTTTATTATTGTTGATATATGTATAGAATGAATTTAGGGACCAACATATTATAAAATGATATGTACTTATCCCTTTGGGAGGGTGATTAGGAAGCACGACATAAGGTTCTTTATTACATAATTAATAATTCGTTTTATTTTTGGTTAGGCTTTGTTCTCTTCTTTAAGGGATATTACTTTTCTGTACCCACTTTTATGCATTTATAGCACAACCGATAAATGGATAAAAATTACATTTGTAATCATTTTATCTTATAAATTGAAATCAATGAATATTCATCGTTTATCAATGGATTAGGTGAtgataataaaattttcaaaaatacatAAAACTAAATCCTTGATTGAAAAGATTGTATATGTTGATTgaagttttttcaaaaaaaaatttttttgcatttatttgttttatttatttcatatgcTTATACGAGCGTCACTCAGAATATGTAAACATAACGAACTGATCAATGTCAATAAAAGCTTTTAAAAGTTGGTCACAAAATCATTTAATTTGGAGATTACAATAAACGAAAATATCTATGAAATTGGTTACGTGTTGAACTCATATTCTAgaaaataatcttcatttctttattttattttttgtcgaGCATGTTGGTCATCAATTTTGACATCTGGTTTATTGAGTTAACTATCATGTATTATTAGACTTTATATCCTAACTTATTTTTTGTATTTGCATTTCATGCATTTGATAAAGAAAAAGGGTTTACCTTGAGGCCTGAGCCATACAAAATTAAGAAGATATGAAGAGTTATGATTTCTAATATATTTTGTGGTCGGTTTAGACGAATTTTTTTACATTAGTATTCTAGATAAATAATTTAGCATTTAGTGTTTGGTTAAATTTCAAatttgtgatattatacatgagtTATACGATAATCATAGACCAATATGTATTCGTAAGGAACATTATGATCGCTATTTTAGTGTCGGTATAATCATTATTAACTCGAGATAAGTTGAGTTCAACTTTAGCTATAATACAAGTTTGAAGATGCCGAATGTATGACCGAATAAGCTAAATTAATCTCAAAAACATTTGATCAAATACAAGTGCCAATGGTCGGGTTTTAAGGGGCATCACCTTGATGGGGTCCAATGGATAATGCCCCTGATGTTAGTGTTAGTGACGAAGCTAGTAGGGGCAGGTGGATTTTTCTCAACTGCACAATAAGTTCGCAACTAACTAACCCTTAAAGCCTATCCTCAATTTTAAGCATTTCttgttttaaaattaatatctATTTACTCCATTTTATTCTAAAATCTTGGCTCTGGCCTGATGATGGTAGATGATGGCTGACATTGGTGGTGATGGTGTGACCTATGTATATTAATAgattttcttttattaataaataataacaaaataataaaagaaaatgaaaatgaaaaatataaatagCAATACAGTTTTTTTTATGCCTATAAGAGACCAAAATACAACAAAATCAACCAGTAAaaacgatccgagtgcaaaaaaaaaaatcaaaaacttaaTGTATATTTTTTACAAACTAAGATGATTTCAGCAATTCGTTTTAGTGGCATAGCCACATTAGTACAAGGGTGGGCCTTGGCCCATCCAAATAAATttgaggttatatatatatataaaataacttTTGTTgtatatattgttatattttttattatcatttGAAGTATTTAACTATTGTTTATATTTTGTAAATTATTTGGTCTATCCTAAAATAAAATCCTAGCTACGCAACTGATTcgttttaaaatatttattttggaCTAACTAAATTAATTTTCATCATTTCATTAAGATATAAGATATGAGTTCCGACTGATTCATTTCTATTTTGTGTATGTGAAAAAAAAAAGCGATGCTTCATGCCCTCTATCATATTATCTTTAACaagtaataaaatatgataaTATTAATGTGTTAATCGTACTCCAAATTAAAGTAAAAAGTAAAAACCATGTGTGAATACTTTCATTCTTCATTACCATGACCAGCATGCATCAATACAAAGGCAAATATAGTAATAACCCGTTTTAATTAACGGTATTATGGatatttttagttattaatatagaTATTATAAGATATAAGTGTTTGAAattaataacaaataaaatataaaataaatcatATTTTTGGATTTCGCATTTTAGAAATATCCTAAATTTTACAaaatcactatatgaatgtaaatCCAAAAAATCGGAATATCCAAAATTTTGCGATAATTTGGGATTGGATTTTCGGGTCGAATTTTCGGATTTAGGTATTTTCGAACATCCTAGTGAAGACGATGGGTGGCCTTGTAGGGCTTAGAGAGGAAAAACCCGCATCCCAAACTCTTTTAGTGGTATATACATTAAATGAATgcttatataaaaataataggTGTTTAAAATCTGAATGAAAGTAATCTCTTTTGCATAAAATCTATCTTTATATTAGATAACGTAACATTTTTTTTCACGAACGTATTCCAAGGGGTGTAAATGCTTTCATACATAATTTCAGGGTCTTAAATGTATTATCAGCATAACCAAGGGGACTAATCTGAAGTTTCCAATATTCGGTAAACACGCACGAGTGGTCTTCATCTGGAGCGAAGTTCGCGGTTTATACTCGCGTCAAAACATCCACAGCTCCGCCTTTCACTGCCATCGTTAACAGCCGCTGAATTTTCCTCCTATATGTACCTATGCATTAGCCCTACTTTGTAAAACACCATCTCTGCCATTACTGCTACGTTTCTCTTCTTACATTCTTTCGGTTCCTGAATCAGTAAGCATGGCCAAGATTAAGATTGGAATCAACGGTTAGTTTTTGATCGATAAACGTTCTCTATTGCTTATTTACTTTTGAACGATGCTGTTTGATTTGTCTTCGTGCAATTTTTTCATTCGTTCTGGTTTTGCTTCGTATCAGGATTCGGAAGAATCGGCCGTTTGGTGGCCAGAGTTGCTCTACAGAGCGATGATGTTGAACTCGTCGCCGTTAATGATCCTTTCATCACTACCGATTACATGGTGCATTTCTCAATCCTGTACTAAATTTTTCGCTCGTTTCTATTTTATGCTGTTTGAATTTTGCAGTTGATCGCTCATCTTCCTTTTGATCCGATGATTTAAAATTTAATGTTTATTCGATTATTAGGTCGCCTGATTTTAATATCGTTTTGATTTGTACTTACTATCGATCGCAATCTGGTCTGGATTATACATTTGAACATCCTGTAAACGAATAACTTCTGATTTTGAAAATTCAAACGCAGTTCTTTGAATTGAGAACTCGATTTTACAGTTTCAGAAGTAAATCGTTTGACATTTCAAAATAGATTCTAATTTTCGAATTCCGATTGAGGTTGTAAATCATTATTTTGCTAGAACATTCAGTTATAGGCATTTGATTTCGTATGTGAATTCAAATTAACTTTCGAAACCAAACAATTCACGAGAATCCAAGTTTGCTACAATCAAATTATATGAAGCTGATGAATAATCAAATCATAACTCTTGTGAATTTAATTTCTCCAGATTTACATGTTCAAATACGACAGTGTTCATGGCCCATGGAAAAAGCACGAGGTCAAAGTCAAGGATTCCAAGACTCTTCTCATTGGCGAAAAGCCTATCACCGTTTTTGGCATGAAGTATCATTTCTCATTCTCCATCCTTGCACCTCACCTAACACAACCCCAAATCACATTCCTAACCTTTCTCAATTGATTACAGAAACCCAGAAGAGATCCCATGGGGTGAAGCTGGAGCTGAATATGTTGTTGAATCCACTGGTGTTTTCACTGATAAGGACAAAGCTGCTGCTCATTTGAAGGCATATATAATTCAATATCCATTCCATAATGTTTTCAATGCTAAATTCCTA includes:
- the LOC111893224 gene encoding F-box protein At3g27290, whose protein sequence is MADDFLCDPKVYSANYLLSSLKIGDWYRMDDYTDNSFDFDGFDDYLNLNWEWKKEDVLDMLPSDPFEMNISGGCTMIRGWIQEVDDDIGYIKISKKSIADEINLDDTSTTNGLFFFDGSKESKVLHSFNKNTNRCHSDGKDDIHVGVPHDALFFALGHLGMRDLMSVERVCKSLRDGVRNDPLLWRNIHIDQQPGESFADESLLRITNRASGSLQSLSLVKCLKITDNGLKNVIQQNPGLTKLSLLGCNGLTMEGLLSNLKSLKTTNGGGIKRLRIGGLHSITMEQFEDLKKVLSIDNNNNNNNNNNNKNHLTCPKPRFYNGGQLHLSLEDDRPIDIEACPKCHQLRQVYDCPADTCQGKRYCCRACTFCIPRCINCGCCLNERNYMETFCLDFICFHCLKQILSFTNGGEDENMGVDSGQSSHYQQPSYRFCLYG